A genomic stretch from Onychostoma macrolepis isolate SWU-2019 chromosome 02, ASM1243209v1, whole genome shotgun sequence includes:
- the agtr1a gene encoding type-1 angiotensin II receptor B, with the protein MDNITADANVGLKLTCNMTGHHDFIFTFIPVVYSCNFIIGIVGNSLVVAVIYFCLKLKTVANIFVLNLAVSDLTFLLTLPVWSIYTATGYEWLFGDFLCKAIAGMALLNLYTSIFLLTALSIDRYLAIVHPVKSRRCRTVVYARVTCVLVWVVAFLLSLPTAVIRGIHFIQHNNVTVCAILDEEDLRNVLAALSLMKSVLGFLLPITIILTCYCLIGRSLLKARDIQRNSRSNGDEVLSMLAAAVLSFFLCWTPHQIFNFMNMLGLLKVITNCDVIEIIDTVMPFTICIAFFNSCMNPILYGFVGKNFRRNLLKLLRCSSTSVASHPTLSTKMSSLSYQASESLHLSVNKMSSIPQAT; encoded by the coding sequence ATGGACAACATCACAGCCGATGCTAACGTGGGACTCAAGCTCACATGTAACATGACCGGGCACCACGATTTCATCTTCACGTTCATCCCAGTAGTCTACAGCTGCAACTTTATCATCGGAATTGTAGGCAACAGCCTGGTAGTCGCTGTCATCTACTTCTGTTTGAAGCTGAAGACAGTtgcaaacatatttgttttgaacTTAGCTGTGTCAGACCTGACTTTCCTCCTCACCCTGCCCGTTTGGTCCATCTACACTGCCACAGGCTACGAGTGGCTCTTTGGAGACTTCCTATGTAAAGCCATTGCTGGAATGGCCCTCCTTAATCTATATACTAGTATTTTTCTCCTCACTGCTCTCAGCATTGACCGGTATCTGGCCATCGTTCATCCTGTCAAATCCCGCCGGTGCCGTACGGTGGTGTATGCCCGTGTGACCTGCGTCTTGGTTTGGGTAGTGGCTTTCCTTTTAAGCCTTCCCACAGCCGTCATCCGTGGGATCCATTTTATCCAGCATAACAATGTCACTGTATGCGCCATCCTAGATGAAGAAGACCTTCGCAATGTGCTGGCAGCTCTCAGTCTGATGAAGAGTGTTCTTGGATTCCTTCTTCCCATCACCATCATCCTCACGTGCTACTGCCTGATTGGCCGGTCTCTGCTCAAAGCACGAGACATTCAGAGGAATTCGAGATCGAATGGGGACGAGGTGTTGAGCATGCTGGCCGCCGCCGTGCTGTCATTTTTCCTTTGCTGGACACCACATCAGATCTTCAACTTCATGAACATGCTTGGTCTGCTGAAAGTGATCACCAACTGCGATGTCATTGAGATCATTGACACCGTAATGCCGTTCACCATTTGTATTGCCTTTTTCAACAGCTGTATGAACCCAATCCTGTACGGTTTTGTCGGGAAGAACTTTCGCAGGAACTTGCTGAAGCTCTTGAGGTGTTCCTCCACTTCTGTGGCGTCTCACCCCACCCTCAGTACCAAGATGAGCTCTCTCTCGTATCAAGCCTCGGAGTCATTACATCTCTCCGTCAATAAAATGTCCTCAATACCTCAAGCCACATGA